Proteins co-encoded in one Halobacteriovoraceae bacterium genomic window:
- a CDS encoding response regulator: protein MLNFSYPLSVVLLDDDPMIHAIMKKYLEGLEQYELTCFTSPKDALDFIKSKGAEIAVIDINLPDIKGPEVLRQINAFGHGTESIIITANDDMLNFTTCYSQKANSFLFKPLKKESVLEEIERCRENLLRWNGVFIEMMKRKKERKSL, encoded by the coding sequence ATGCTTAATTTTAGTTACCCATTATCAGTCGTTCTTCTCGATGATGATCCGATGATACACGCTATCATGAAAAAATATCTAGAAGGTCTTGAGCAATATGAACTGACCTGTTTTACATCTCCTAAAGATGCATTGGATTTTATTAAATCTAAAGGTGCTGAAATTGCAGTAATTGATATCAATTTACCAGATATAAAAGGCCCAGAAGTATTGAGACAGATCAATGCTTTTGGACATGGAACAGAGTCTATTATCATAACGGCAAATGATGACATGTTGAATTTCACAACGTGCTACTCTCAAAAAGCTAATAGCTTTTTATTCAAACCACTTAAAAAAGAAAGTGTCCTCGAAGAAATTGAGAGATGTCGTGAGAACTTATTGAGATGGAATGGTGTTTTTATAGAAATGATGAAAAGAAAAAAAGAAAGAAAGAGTCTTTAA
- a CDS encoding response regulator: MLKIEYPLSVILIDDDKDTLILLENFLKGEIDYKIFSFTSPKKALEHIEHHGAQIAIVDINMSEMPGQEVLEKIHKMGHGTEVIIITAEDNLINFTSCYRKKASSFIFKPIKKEIFLKEINYCHDIIKKWNTVFMDMIKRRHQIK; encoded by the coding sequence ATGCTAAAAATAGAATATCCCTTAAGTGTTATACTCATTGATGATGATAAAGATACACTCATATTATTAGAAAATTTTCTCAAAGGTGAAATTGATTATAAAATATTTAGCTTTACTTCACCTAAAAAAGCACTCGAACATATTGAACATCATGGTGCTCAAATTGCCATTGTTGATATCAACATGAGTGAAATGCCAGGGCAAGAGGTTTTGGAAAAAATTCACAAGATGGGACATGGAACGGAAGTTATCATTATTACAGCAGAAGACAATCTCATAAATTTCACGTCATGTTATCGAAAAAAAGCTTCTAGTTTTATTTTTAAACCGATCAAAAAAGAAATCTTTTTGAAAGAAATAAACTACTGTCATGATATTATAAAAAAATGGAATACAGTGTTTATGGATATGATAAAACGAAGGCATCAAATTAAATAA